One window of Neptuniibacter halophilus genomic DNA carries:
- a CDS encoding hydroxymethylglutaryl-CoA synthase: protein MSVGIDEISFYTSNYYLDLRTLADVQQIESEKYYQGIGQEKMSMAAPDEDVVTMGANAAQPLIERVGTDAISTLMFATETAVDQSKAAGVYVHRLLGLNANCRVVELKQACYSATAAIQMACALVARQPEKKVLVIASDIARYDLDTSGEATQGCGAVAVLISANPRLIEIDPEVGNYTEDVMDFWRPNYRSTALVDGKYSTKIYLKSLKKAWENFTEVSSLAFSDFSHFCYHLPFSRMAEKAHKHLAKINQAGLSLEQIEQQIEDTLHYNRIIGNSYTASMYIGLTSLLENCKQSLAGNRVGFFSYGSGCVAEFFSGTVVAGYEQCLHTLNHRKMLDARQEVSYDEYLKLYRHPDPRDGEHHDIPAGTTGRFRLAAISGHKREYVIC, encoded by the coding sequence ATGTCAGTTGGTATTGACGAAATTAGTTTCTATACATCCAATTACTATCTGGATTTACGGACTCTGGCGGACGTTCAGCAGATCGAATCAGAAAAGTATTATCAGGGGATTGGCCAGGAAAAAATGTCCATGGCCGCACCTGATGAAGATGTGGTAACTATGGGGGCGAATGCCGCCCAGCCATTGATCGAACGGGTCGGCACGGATGCGATCAGTACCCTGATGTTTGCCACCGAAACCGCAGTGGATCAGTCGAAAGCGGCGGGCGTTTATGTGCACCGGCTGCTGGGGCTGAACGCCAACTGTCGCGTAGTTGAGCTAAAGCAGGCCTGTTACAGTGCGACGGCGGCTATTCAGATGGCCTGTGCGCTGGTGGCCAGACAGCCGGAAAAAAAGGTGCTGGTGATTGCCTCCGATATCGCCCGTTATGACCTGGATACCTCAGGTGAGGCGACACAGGGGTGCGGTGCTGTCGCGGTACTGATCTCAGCGAATCCGCGGCTGATTGAAATCGATCCTGAAGTGGGTAACTACACCGAAGACGTGATGGACTTCTGGCGGCCTAATTACCGCTCTACTGCACTGGTGGATGGTAAGTATTCTACCAAGATCTATCTTAAGTCCCTGAAGAAAGCCTGGGAAAATTTTACCGAAGTCAGCTCGCTGGCGTTCAGTGATTTTTCGCATTTTTGCTACCATCTGCCGTTCAGCCGGATGGCTGAAAAAGCGCATAAGCATCTGGCCAAGATCAATCAGGCCGGGCTGTCGCTGGAGCAGATCGAACAGCAGATTGAAGATACCCTGCATTACAACCGGATTATTGGTAACAGCTACACTGCGTCCATGTATATCGGCCTGACCTCGCTGCTGGAAAACTGTAAGCAGAGCCTGGCCGGTAACCGGGTGGGTTTCTTCAGTTATGGTTCGGGCTGCGTGGCGGAGTTTTTCTCCGGTACCGTTGTTGCGGGTTATGAACAATGCCTGCATACTCTGAATCACCGTAAGATGCTGGATGCCCGTCAGGAAGTCAGTTACGACGAATACCTGAAACTGTACCGTCATCCGGATCCGCGTGACGGTGAGCATCATGATATTCCTGCCGGTACTACGGGTCGTTTCCGACTGGCTGCGATCAGCGGTCACAAGCGGGAATACGTTATCTGCTGA
- a CDS encoding tetratricopeptide repeat protein, protein MEINYSGKSALIVDSKLEDLGALRQILSRLGVGQVQAAASVNMALTLMREFTFDLCFASYDMGRDEKNGLQLLQEANAEKIIPKASSYFLIVDPESSELLFGSLENSPDTYISKPFDEAKVRHRLEKQLRIKEAVRPIEKLVDSRQYEAVLDQARDLATHFPGLSIVLQRLSGIALLRMKRFTQAKELFVQLTNNRDLPWAEVGKGVAHFNLGEYEDALKCLNRIVDQQHICVEAYTWLARIYRVRGELGPAVTLMRKAVMIQPTVPALQSELADLACQTGEWAIACSAYQQAVRYARYSSFQDPVHYFGLARALIISNKDKIASVETEVLRVLEDVVLDHPDDPEVMFKAKLVNCDLYRQDATQQRLEQMMQQTYNFFMRMTPGQQCKWLDVMLDAAKGSSVESEVKARWKELHKTMVASEWGKANYTAMTSFRNRDLDKAFMMFGRANELLPAHTGIALNLVQSGIEKAKRGENALWILLSVRDVLATIPFGALSEKQQQRYRTLAERYAEMYRQLNHYGDEDAASSAG, encoded by the coding sequence ATGGAAATCAACTATTCAGGAAAGTCGGCTCTCATTGTAGACAGCAAGCTCGAAGACCTTGGGGCGTTACGACAAATCCTGAGTCGCTTGGGTGTGGGGCAAGTTCAGGCCGCGGCTTCCGTGAATATGGCCCTGACGCTGATGCGGGAGTTTACGTTTGATCTCTGTTTTGCCTCTTATGATATGGGCAGGGATGAGAAAAACGGCCTGCAGCTCCTGCAGGAGGCGAATGCTGAAAAAATTATCCCCAAAGCCAGCTCCTATTTTCTGATTGTTGATCCTGAAAGCTCTGAACTGCTCTTCGGCTCTCTGGAAAACTCCCCCGATACCTATATCTCCAAGCCTTTTGATGAAGCGAAAGTGCGCCACCGGCTGGAAAAGCAGCTAAGAATCAAAGAGGCTGTGCGTCCAATCGAGAAGCTGGTGGACTCCCGTCAGTATGAAGCGGTGCTTGATCAGGCACGTGATCTGGCCACTCATTTCCCCGGACTGAGTATCGTTTTGCAGCGCCTCAGTGGTATTGCATTGCTGCGGATGAAACGGTTTACCCAGGCTAAAGAGCTGTTTGTGCAATTAACCAATAACCGGGATCTGCCCTGGGCAGAGGTGGGTAAGGGGGTTGCTCACTTTAATCTGGGCGAATACGAAGATGCGCTTAAGTGCCTCAACCGGATTGTTGATCAGCAGCATATCTGTGTAGAGGCCTACACCTGGCTGGCGCGTATCTATCGGGTGCGTGGCGAACTGGGGCCGGCGGTTACGCTGATGCGAAAGGCGGTGATGATTCAGCCCACTGTGCCTGCGCTGCAAAGTGAGCTGGCCGATCTGGCGTGTCAGACCGGTGAGTGGGCGATTGCCTGTTCTGCGTATCAGCAGGCGGTACGCTACGCCCGCTACTCTTCATTTCAGGATCCGGTGCATTACTTTGGCCTCGCCAGAGCATTGATTATCTCCAATAAGGATAAAATCGCTTCAGTGGAAACAGAGGTGCTGCGTGTTCTGGAAGATGTGGTGCTGGACCACCCGGATGATCCTGAGGTGATGTTTAAGGCCAAGCTGGTGAATTGTGACCTGTATCGACAGGATGCGACGCAGCAACGGCTTGAGCAGATGATGCAGCAGACTTACAACTTCTTTATGCGTATGACTCCCGGGCAGCAGTGTAAGTGGCTCGATGTCATGCTGGATGCCGCTAAAGGCTCTTCAGTTGAATCCGAAGTCAAAGCACGCTGGAAAGAGTTGCATAAAACCATGGTCGCCAGTGAGTGGGGTAAAGCCAACTACACGGCGATGACCAGTTTCCGTAATCGTGATCTGGATAAGGCCTTTATGATGTTCGGACGCGCCAATGAGTTGTTGCCGGCGCATACCGGAATTGCGCTGAATCTGGTGCAGAGTGGTATTGAAAAGGCTAAGCGTGGTGAAAATGCCCTGTGGATTTTGTTGTCGGTGCGGGATGTGCTGGCTACTATTCCTTTTGGGGCGTTATCTGAAAAGCAGCAGCAGCGATACCGGACACTGGCCGAGCGTTACGCAGAGATGTACCGGCAGTTGAATCATTACGGCGATGAGGATGCCGCTTCTTCTGCCGGTTAG
- a CDS encoding type I secretion system permease/ATPase: MEAVKDPLLGCLVHLSKQNHKPFSPEVLCDGLPLEDNKLTPKLFIRAAKRAGFAAQILRRDLKDISPLVLPAVMILENGQACILQEIDHKNGEALIIQPESGGEHRLSCDRLKASYTGYAIFVRLEYRFQEQVSKLLEGHKGHWFWGTIRRSASIYRDVLIASFLINLFVIANPLFVMNVYDRVVPNNAIETLWVLAIGVFVVYLFDFGLKMLRAYFIEVAGKKGDVMLSALLFEKVLSLKYSALPTSVGSFASNLREFDSIKGFLSSTTNVVLIDLPFAVLFLLVISYIGGPIVLVPIAVIPLIILFSFAVRPFLREAVEKTFASNAQKSSTLIESLTAMETVKTQRASSSLQLSWEQAVGYIAKWSLKSRILSASVVNFASFAQQLASVGIVIVGVYLITERELTMGALVACVMLSGRAIAPMSQVANLVISFHQASTALKGLNEIMALPSERGDDQQFVHRDKFKGAIEFKNVSFAYPGEQHPALDRVSFSVKPGERVALIGRIGSGKTTIEKLLLGLYAPTEGSVRIDGIDINQIDPVDLRRNLGYVPQDIMLFAGSVRDNIVIGSPQTEDAKLVQVANMTGVGDMVNRHPQGFDMQVGERGAALSGGQRQSVAIARTLIHDPQVLVLDEPTASMDNASEEQIKKMLKDYAVDKTMLVVTHKMSLLSLVERILVLDGGRVIADGPKDAVLDALKQGRLQVQR, encoded by the coding sequence ATGGAAGCGGTTAAAGACCCTCTGCTCGGTTGCCTGGTGCATCTCAGCAAGCAAAATCACAAGCCTTTCTCTCCGGAGGTGTTATGTGATGGACTGCCTCTTGAAGACAATAAACTGACACCGAAGCTGTTTATCCGGGCAGCTAAACGTGCCGGTTTTGCTGCGCAGATCCTGCGTCGGGATCTGAAAGATATCTCCCCTTTAGTCCTGCCGGCCGTGATGATTCTGGAAAATGGTCAGGCCTGTATTCTGCAGGAGATCGATCACAAAAATGGTGAAGCGCTGATTATTCAGCCGGAGAGCGGCGGTGAACATCGTCTCAGTTGTGATCGGCTTAAAGCGTCCTATACCGGATACGCCATTTTTGTACGCCTTGAATACCGCTTTCAGGAGCAGGTGTCCAAACTGCTTGAGGGGCATAAAGGGCATTGGTTCTGGGGAACCATCAGGCGTTCCGCTTCAATCTACCGGGATGTGCTGATTGCCTCGTTTCTGATCAACCTGTTTGTGATTGCCAACCCTCTGTTTGTTATGAATGTCTATGACCGGGTGGTGCCCAATAATGCGATTGAAACGCTGTGGGTGCTGGCGATCGGCGTGTTTGTGGTTTATCTGTTCGATTTCGGCCTGAAAATGTTAAGGGCCTACTTTATCGAGGTGGCGGGGAAAAAGGGCGATGTGATGCTCTCGGCGCTGCTGTTCGAGAAAGTGCTGTCGCTTAAGTACAGTGCCTTGCCGACTTCGGTCGGGTCCTTTGCCAGTAACCTGCGAGAGTTCGACAGTATCAAGGGCTTTCTCAGTTCGACGACCAACGTGGTACTGATTGATCTGCCGTTTGCGGTGCTGTTCCTGTTGGTGATCAGTTACATCGGTGGCCCCATTGTACTGGTGCCGATTGCCGTTATTCCGTTAATTATTCTGTTCTCTTTTGCTGTGCGTCCGTTTCTCCGTGAAGCGGTTGAGAAAACCTTTGCTTCCAACGCACAGAAAAGCTCTACGCTGATTGAAAGCCTGACGGCCATGGAAACCGTTAAGACCCAGCGGGCCAGCTCATCGTTGCAGCTCAGTTGGGAGCAGGCGGTGGGTTATATTGCCAAGTGGAGCCTTAAATCACGGATCCTGTCTGCTTCCGTGGTCAATTTTGCTTCGTTTGCTCAGCAACTGGCCTCGGTGGGTATTGTGATTGTCGGTGTCTATCTGATTACCGAACGGGAACTGACCATGGGGGCGCTGGTCGCTTGTGTGATGTTGTCCGGGCGTGCGATTGCGCCAATGAGTCAGGTGGCGAATCTGGTGATCAGCTTTCATCAGGCATCTACGGCCCTTAAAGGTCTGAACGAGATCATGGCACTGCCATCCGAGCGTGGTGATGATCAGCAGTTCGTGCACCGGGATAAGTTTAAGGGGGCGATTGAGTTTAAAAATGTCAGCTTTGCGTACCCGGGTGAGCAGCATCCGGCCTTAGATCGGGTCAGCTTCAGCGTTAAGCCGGGTGAGCGTGTCGCGCTGATCGGTCGGATTGGTTCCGGCAAAACCACCATCGAAAAATTATTGCTTGGACTGTACGCGCCTACCGAGGGTTCGGTAAGGATCGACGGAATCGATATCAATCAGATTGATCCGGTCGATCTGCGGCGTAACCTGGGCTATGTGCCGCAGGATATTATGCTGTTCGCCGGCAGTGTACGCGACAATATTGTTATCGGTTCGCCCCAGACCGAAGATGCCAAGCTGGTTCAGGTAGCTAACATGACCGGCGTTGGGGATATGGTTAACCGTCATCCGCAGGGATTCGATATGCAGGTGGGTGAGCGAGGTGCGGCGTTGTCCGGAGGGCAGCGACAATCGGTAGCGATTGCCCGGACCCTGATCCACGACCCGCAGGTGCTGGTTCTGGATGAGCCAACCGCGTCGATGGATAACGCATCTGAGGAACAGATTAAGAAAATGCTGAAGGATTATGCAGTTGATAAAACCATGCTGGTGGTGACCCATAAGATGTCTCTGCTTTCGCTGGTGGAGCGAATTCTGGTTCTGGACGGTGGTCGTGTTATTGCTGATGGTCCTAAGGATGCGGTGTTGGATGCTCTCAAGCAGGGCCGTTTGCAGGTTCAGAGGTAA
- a CDS encoding TolC family outer membrane protein: MLSASLEEVVAQGLSDNPEVQRAINARNAVYQELRQARAGYYPTLDFAAGIGYEWTNNSTTRSGGNDDVELTRGEASLSLRQMIFDGFGTSSEVDRQTARSQSADKRVIETAESYALEAARAYIELNRRKELLQQAKETLYNHVKVYDQIKRRSESGLGALASIQQAEGRLALAEVNVLAAENNLLDAQATYQRVTGMPAPALEDLVYPEMVNVTLPETLNDATEVALSNHPTLQVAEADTLAAVAQYNAARRNYYPRVHFEVDRTWNNDIDGVDGTNEDLTAMFRLRYNLYNGGADKARVRQTQHQIEEAKAIQSNALREVLQSMELSWNAVTILDMQLPYLEQHVSSSQETRDSYHKQFDIGQRSLLDLLDTENEVFSSKNDLTNALHDQLVAQYRVVNGMGTLLDTLNLSLPEPNLGDVEPAETADAVAEEGEEANPS; the protein is encoded by the coding sequence GTGCTGTCAGCTTCCCTTGAGGAAGTGGTCGCGCAGGGCTTGTCAGATAATCCTGAAGTGCAGCGTGCAATCAATGCACGTAACGCAGTTTATCAGGAGCTGCGACAGGCTCGTGCAGGCTACTATCCTACCCTCGATTTTGCTGCAGGTATCGGTTACGAGTGGACCAATAACTCCACCACCCGAAGTGGTGGCAATGATGATGTTGAACTCACCCGTGGTGAAGCCAGCCTCAGCCTGCGTCAGATGATTTTTGACGGTTTTGGTACTTCCAGTGAAGTCGACCGTCAGACTGCACGTTCACAATCTGCAGATAAGCGAGTTATCGAGACTGCAGAATCCTATGCTCTGGAAGCCGCACGTGCTTATATTGAGCTGAATCGCCGTAAAGAGCTGTTGCAGCAGGCGAAAGAAACCCTCTACAACCACGTTAAAGTCTACGATCAGATCAAGCGTCGTTCTGAATCCGGTCTGGGTGCCCTGGCTTCTATTCAGCAGGCTGAAGGTCGTCTGGCGCTGGCCGAGGTTAACGTACTGGCTGCCGAGAACAACCTGTTGGATGCTCAGGCAACTTACCAGCGTGTGACCGGTATGCCGGCACCGGCTCTGGAAGATCTGGTTTATCCGGAGATGGTTAATGTTACGCTGCCTGAAACGCTGAATGATGCAACGGAAGTGGCGCTCAGCAACCATCCTACCCTGCAGGTAGCAGAGGCGGATACGCTGGCAGCGGTGGCGCAGTACAATGCGGCACGTCGTAACTACTACCCACGTGTGCATTTCGAGGTTGACCGTACCTGGAATAACGATATCGATGGTGTGGACGGGACTAACGAAGACCTGACCGCCATGTTCCGTCTGCGTTATAACCTGTACAACGGTGGTGCGGATAAAGCACGGGTTCGTCAGACCCAGCATCAGATTGAAGAAGCTAAAGCAATCCAGAGCAATGCCCTGCGTGAAGTGCTGCAGAGCATGGAGTTGTCATGGAATGCTGTGACGATTCTGGATATGCAGTTACCTTATCTGGAGCAGCACGTTTCCTCCTCTCAGGAGACGCGTGATTCTTACCACAAGCAGTTCGATATCGGTCAGCGTTCTTTGCTTGACCTGCTCGATACCGAGAACGAAGTGTTCTCCTCCAAGAATGACCTGACCAACGCACTGCACGATCAACTGGTCGCTCAGTACCGTGTAGTTAATGGTATGGGGACTCTGCTGGATACGCTGAATCTGTCACTGCCGGAGCCTAATCTGGGTGATGTGGAGCCAGCAGAAACGGCAGACGCTGTTGCTGAAGAGGGTGAGGAAGCGAATCCATCCTAA
- a CDS encoding HlyD family type I secretion periplasmic adaptor subunit, whose protein sequence is MKKDLQYMSSVSEAIAEQTPTSARALLWAMLLFILIAIYWANWAELDEITRGDGEIIPSKQLQVVETLEGGAVSEILVHEGDLVEKGQVLLRIDDVRFSSSMKENQVRQYELLAKAARLRAESNGSAFVEPDDFPDEYRSMLAQEQALYLTRSAELKALLGGLEQQIAQKVQELKAAESQEKQLQRSYGLLKREMDITRPLLAEGVISEVEFLRLRRQLNDLAGELSGVRLNIPRIESALQESRDKLDEAKLQFRGVASRELNEVLAESARIQQALTGMNDRINRAEVRAPVKGTVKQLLVNTVEGVVQPGDELLNLVPWEDTLLVEARIRPADIATIMPGLPAVIKVSAYDFSIYGGVDAEVVFVSPSTILDEEGDSYYLVRLKTAQPYIGSLVTGGKGNLPLMAGMTVSVDILTGKKTVMDYLLKPVLKARSRAMTER, encoded by the coding sequence ATGAAAAAAGATCTACAGTATATGTCCAGCGTCAGTGAGGCGATTGCCGAGCAGACACCGACCAGTGCCAGAGCGTTACTCTGGGCGATGCTGCTTTTCATACTGATCGCTATCTACTGGGCGAACTGGGCTGAACTGGATGAAATTACCCGGGGTGATGGTGAGATCATCCCCTCTAAACAGTTACAGGTTGTCGAAACTCTGGAGGGCGGGGCGGTCTCAGAAATTCTGGTGCATGAAGGTGATCTGGTTGAAAAAGGTCAGGTGTTGCTGCGAATTGATGATGTGCGTTTCTCCAGTTCGATGAAAGAGAATCAGGTACGGCAGTACGAACTGCTGGCCAAAGCGGCACGTTTACGCGCTGAGTCTAACGGCTCGGCATTTGTCGAGCCGGATGATTTTCCGGATGAGTATCGCAGCATGCTGGCGCAGGAACAGGCGCTGTATCTGACCCGCAGTGCCGAACTCAAAGCACTGCTGGGTGGTCTCGAGCAGCAGATTGCGCAGAAAGTTCAGGAACTGAAGGCTGCCGAATCTCAGGAGAAACAGTTGCAGCGCAGCTATGGTCTGCTGAAACGCGAGATGGATATCACCCGGCCGCTGCTGGCAGAAGGGGTGATTTCCGAAGTTGAGTTTCTGCGCTTACGGCGACAGCTAAACGATCTGGCGGGTGAACTGTCAGGTGTACGTCTTAATATTCCCCGTATTGAATCGGCGTTGCAGGAATCCCGGGACAAACTGGATGAAGCTAAGCTTCAGTTTCGTGGGGTGGCCAGCCGGGAGCTGAATGAGGTTCTGGCTGAAAGTGCGCGTATCCAGCAGGCGCTGACCGGGATGAATGACCGGATTAACCGTGCTGAAGTCAGGGCGCCGGTTAAAGGTACGGTAAAACAATTATTGGTTAATACCGTCGAGGGTGTGGTACAGCCGGGTGATGAATTGCTCAACCTGGTGCCGTGGGAAGATACGCTGTTGGTTGAGGCCCGCATTCGTCCTGCAGATATCGCCACTATCATGCCGGGGTTGCCTGCGGTGATCAAAGTATCAGCCTATGATTTCTCAATCTATGGCGGGGTTGATGCTGAGGTTGTGTTTGTCAGCCCCAGTACCATCCTCGATGAAGAGGGCGATAGCTACTATCTGGTGCGTTTGAAAACAGCGCAGCCTTATATTGGCTCTTTGGTTACGGGCGGTAAAGGTAACCTTCCGTTAATGGCGGGGATGACGGTCAGTGTCGATATTCTGACCGGCAAAAAAACCGTGATGGACTATCTGTTGAAGCCGGTTCTGAAAGCCAGAAGCCGGGCAATGACAGAAAGATAA
- a CDS encoding hydroxymethylglutaryl-CoA reductase, whose product MKSHKISQAPIPMRNVGPIKITGPVLDEKISVPLATYETPLWPSVGRGARVSTLTDGIKTTVVDERMSRSILLEADDAHEAMLALNSIQSRKDDLNSVVAQSSRFAKLIDMHSQIVANMIYLRFEFTTGDASGHNMVTNAADKLIPWILREYPQLRYSSISGNYCSDKKATAVNGILGRGKYVVTEILIPRDICERRLKTTPEKVVDLNIKKNLIGTMVAGGLRSANAHYANMLLAFYLATGQDAANIIEGSQGIVHAEVRDGDLYFSCTLPNLIMGSVGNGKGIDFVEENLAALGCKEDRDPGENARRLAAICAATVLCGELSLLAAQTNPGELMEAHLKLER is encoded by the coding sequence ATGAAATCGCATAAAATCAGTCAGGCACCAATCCCGATGCGTAATGTCGGTCCGATTAAAATCACCGGACCGGTACTGGATGAAAAGATCAGTGTACCGCTGGCGACCTATGAAACCCCGTTGTGGCCCTCGGTGGGTCGTGGCGCACGGGTTTCGACCCTGACTGACGGGATAAAAACGACAGTGGTCGATGAGCGGATGAGCCGCTCGATTCTGCTGGAGGCCGATGATGCCCATGAAGCGATGCTGGCGCTGAACTCAATTCAGTCGCGCAAAGACGATTTGAATAGTGTGGTGGCACAGAGTAGTCGCTTTGCCAAACTGATCGATATGCACAGTCAGATCGTAGCCAATATGATCTACCTGCGCTTTGAGTTCACCACCGGAGATGCGTCCGGCCATAATATGGTGACCAATGCTGCCGACAAGCTGATTCCGTGGATTCTTCGGGAGTACCCGCAACTGCGTTATTCCTCAATCTCCGGTAACTACTGTTCAGATAAAAAAGCCACCGCGGTTAACGGTATTCTGGGGCGTGGTAAGTACGTGGTAACAGAGATACTGATCCCACGGGATATCTGCGAGCGCCGGCTTAAAACCACACCGGAAAAAGTGGTCGATCTGAATATTAAGAAGAACCTGATCGGTACCATGGTGGCGGGTGGTCTGCGCAGTGCCAATGCGCACTACGCCAATATGCTACTGGCGTTCTATCTGGCGACCGGACAGGATGCGGCGAATATCATTGAGGGATCGCAGGGGATTGTTCATGCCGAAGTGCGTGATGGCGATCTCTATTTTTCCTGCACGTTGCCTAACCTGATTATGGGGTCTGTGGGTAATGGCAAAGGGATTGACTTTGTTGAGGAAAACCTCGCGGCGCTGGGCTGCAAAGAGGATCGGGATCCGGGTGAAAATGCCCGCCGTCTGGCAGCAATCTGTGCAGCTACGGTGCTCTGTGGCGAATTGTCCCTTCTGGCAGCGCAGACCAATCCCGGTGAGTTGATGGAAGCTCACCTGAAACTGGAGCGGTAA
- the fni gene encoding type 2 isopentenyl-diphosphate Delta-isomerase — protein sequence MSDQTNERKLEHIRAIERDPLTDRAAGHFDRIRLIHRALPELDLAEIDSGCEFLGYRLSFPMMISSMTGGDHQVVRKINRNLALAAERTGVAMAVGSQRVIFSAPEARESFRLRQFAPNVPLIGNIGAVQLNYGVELAQAQEAIDLLNADGLYLHLNPLQEAVQPEGDTNFAGLADKISRLVSELESPVLLKEVGSGLMPADIELGLKAGVTCFDLAGTGGTSWSRIEHHRRDDDSDLGLRFQDWGVPTPTALKLANPYLDRATIIASGGLRDGIDIAKSVILGASLCGMAAPLLKPAMESADAVVAEIEKIKTEFRTAMFLLGVPDVASMFNNRALILDEC from the coding sequence ATGTCTGATCAGACTAACGAACGTAAACTGGAACATATCCGGGCTATCGAGCGCGATCCGCTGACTGATCGGGCGGCGGGCCACTTTGATCGTATCCGGTTGATCCATCGTGCGTTGCCGGAACTTGATCTGGCTGAAATCGACAGCGGTTGTGAATTTTTAGGTTATCGCCTGAGTTTTCCGATGATGATATCGTCCATGACCGGCGGTGATCATCAGGTGGTGCGCAAGATTAACCGCAATCTGGCGCTGGCTGCTGAACGAACCGGCGTTGCCATGGCGGTAGGTTCGCAGCGGGTGATCTTCTCGGCCCCTGAGGCGCGGGAAAGCTTCCGGCTGCGACAATTTGCACCGAATGTGCCACTGATTGGCAATATCGGTGCGGTGCAGCTCAATTACGGTGTTGAGCTCGCCCAGGCGCAGGAGGCGATTGATCTGCTGAATGCTGACGGGCTTTATCTGCACCTCAATCCGCTGCAGGAAGCGGTACAACCTGAGGGGGATACCAACTTTGCCGGGCTGGCTGATAAAATCAGTCGCTTAGTGTCGGAGCTGGAGTCTCCGGTACTGCTGAAAGAGGTCGGCAGTGGCCTGATGCCTGCGGATATCGAACTGGGCCTGAAAGCCGGTGTGACATGCTTTGATCTGGCGGGCACCGGGGGAACATCGTGGAGCCGGATTGAGCATCATCGTCGTGATGATGACAGTGATCTGGGACTCCGTTTTCAGGACTGGGGGGTGCCGACACCCACCGCACTGAAATTAGCCAACCCTTATCTGGACCGGGCCACAATCATCGCAAGTGGCGGCTTAAGAGATGGGATTGATATAGCGAAATCTGTTATACTCGGCGCCTCCTTATGTGGCATGGCTGCCCCGTTGCTCAAACCTGCTATGGAATCAGCTGACGCAGTTGTCGCAGAGATTGAAAAAATCAAAACAGAATTCAGAACAGCCATGTTTCTATTAGGGGTCCCGGATGTTGCTTCTATGTTCAACAACCGCGCCCTTATTTTAGATGAGTGTTAA
- a CDS encoding response regulator transcription factor, which translates to MKLFFVGNREKVLERWRHCLQSEWQVDQIESGLLAEWDSPRGVLLVHLSSISAEQKQAVFSYKQRCPEGILICCTDLPNETEGMEVLQTGANAYTNTYVTASLLTEVMKTVLRGDIWAGPELLQKLLKRLLRTMPVTDNKVDTAEYINCFDGLSSREREVLAVLVTGASNKEIARELDITERTVKAHLSSIFQKTGATDRISLVLMSRQVPAL; encoded by the coding sequence ATGAAGTTGTTCTTCGTCGGGAACCGCGAAAAAGTTTTGGAACGCTGGCGACACTGCTTACAGAGCGAGTGGCAGGTTGATCAGATTGAATCCGGTCTTCTGGCTGAATGGGATAGCCCCCGGGGGGTGCTGCTTGTTCATCTCAGTTCTATTTCAGCGGAGCAGAAGCAAGCGGTGTTCAGTTATAAACAGCGCTGTCCCGAGGGGATCCTGATCTGCTGTACTGATCTACCAAATGAAACAGAAGGAATGGAGGTTTTACAAACCGGAGCGAATGCATATACCAACACCTATGTTACAGCTTCATTGCTTACTGAAGTGATGAAAACTGTGCTCCGTGGTGATATCTGGGCAGGCCCCGAGCTGTTGCAAAAGCTGCTTAAGCGTCTTTTGCGGACAATGCCAGTTACAGATAACAAAGTGGACACTGCAGAGTATATAAATTGTTTTGATGGATTAAGTAGTCGTGAGCGAGAGGTTCTTGCGGTTCTGGTAACAGGCGCAAGTAATAAGGAGATTGCCCGTGAACTCGATATTACTGAGCGAACAGTCAAGGCGCATCTGAGTTCTATATTTCAGAAAACAGGTGCTACGGATCGGATTTCGCTGGTGCTTATGTCGAGGCAGGTTCCGGCCCTTTAG